Part of the Acomys russatus chromosome 19, mAcoRus1.1, whole genome shotgun sequence genome, ATGTCAATCAGGAAAGTTCACTCAGCCTGGAGATCCACTGCTAAAGACCACACAGAGCCAGGGAgctatttaggttttttgtttgtttgttttgtttttgcttttttgtttgttttttgtttttgtttttcaagacaaggtttctctgtgtagccttggccatcctggactcactttgtagaccaggctggtgtttttgctttttaagctttattatgtatacagtgctctgcctgcatgaaacTCCTGCacgcctgaagagggcaccagaactcattatagatggttgtgagctaccatgtggttggtaggaattgaactcaggacctttgaaagagcagccaatgctcttaatctctgagccatctctccagccccatacacttagagggttttgttgctgttgtggttgagataggatttcattatgtagtcttggctgtctcagagatctgcctgcctccgccttgAGAAGGCTAGGGACCCAGCAGAAAGGCTCCATGGGACAGCACTAACATCAGGCACAGAAAAGTGGAGTGGGACTCACCAAAGGCCAAGCAGGTGCCAGCCAGGCTCAGTACTACCTGATATGCTCTTGGTGGCCCTGGGAAAACGTCCCTAGTGTCAAAGACATTACTGGAGCTGCAGCTAATGAGAACTGCGGAGGGGGGTGGCGGAGGGGGTGGGCAACAGGCTCCACTTGAGGCAGGTCTCTCTCTACATTGCCCTGGCAGAGAAAGGCAGCAAGCTTcttgtccccctcccctcccctctcctgctccctccctcccttcccccgaCAGGGTTTTTATACATtgctctggctgctctggaactcactctgtagatcaggttggcctccaactcagtgtTCCTccaatccgcccgcctctgcctctaccAGGATTAAAGACGTCTGCAATCACCCCTGGTTTCACTGTTATTCAGAagggccatggtggcgcacacctttattcccagcagtcaggaggaagagggaaggcagaTCGCgactgaaaccctgtcttggaaaaaaaaaaggggtgggtgCGGTGAGGGGGATGGGACTTTTACTGTgaggatccccctgcctcagcttctggagcAGCTGGGACTCCAAGCACCAGCCACATCAccactgtcccccaccccctctttgcGCCTGACTGAGTGTAGCGATAAACAGGCGATGGGCAAAAAACCCTCCTAACCCTGGTAATCTGGGGCTGCGAAGTAGGGACAGGATGAGGAACGGAATTCATCAAGAGGAGGCGGGGCTGACGCTAGCCTGGGCCCTATGGTTTTCCTGGAGGCACAGCTGGAACACATCTGGAGAAGGGAATTGCCCCTCCTTCCCCGAGCCAGGCTCTGCAGCCGGctgccctttctccctccctacctccttgAATACCGGGAATTCCGGCGCCGCTGGGagcccaggccaggctgggaATTTTCCTACAGTTGGGGGCGGCCGGGAATGTGCAACTGTGCAGAGGGCCAGCTTCAGTCTTGACCTTGGGGGAAGCCACAGTcactgtgtatgtgagtgtgaggggGGAAAACACAGGACCCAGCAGTGAGGGAGCCTCCAGGCACGGTCCCGGGCTTGCGGGCAGAATGGTATTCAGTAAGAAAGCAGCTCCTTTTATCCAGTCTGGTCTTGGGCTGGTTGACTCACAGTCTCCCACTTGTAACCCTGGTGGCTCTTGGCACTTGGTGGGCAACTCAGGCTGTGAGGATTTGTCCCTGCTCAGCCCTTTCCAGCAATGAGACTAAACAAAGCACTGCTTCTCCgtgcttctttcctcttcctgtttttggGTCGGGAGGGGGTCCCACTCTGTAGCGGAGGCTGTTCCCTCATCTATACCGATTAGTAGTAACAAAGCTGGAGTGATGTCTGTGGTTAGAagtgcacactgctcttacagaggaccctagtttagttcccagcacccaagctgGTTGGCTCATTACTACCCACCCAGAACCCGAACTccagacgccctcttctgggctccagggCCACCTGCActcgtgtgcatgcacacacacaccaacccaccaACAAGCCAGGGCTGGGACTAGGTGCTGCGCTgtggtggcagagcacttgcctagcaagcccaGCATTGCTAACAGAAAAGCCATCCTCAGGGTGTCGGGGACAGACTGAGCTCATGGCCAACCTCTCCAAAATGTAAGGTCCTGGTTTGGTTCTCAgtgcaaaaccaaaccaaatgctGAGGGCCGAAACAGAATAGGCTCACACAGTGACAGCCCTAAAGCCAGGAGCTACGCTGTAATACAGTACAGCCTCTGGGTGCTTAGCCAATGGCTAATAATCAGATTCCTGAGGTCTGTAGATCagggcgagtgtgtgtgtgtgtgtgtgtgtgtgtgtgtgtatacaccccTGATTAGAATGACTCCCTGGTGAGTCACAGGTTAAGATACCCTTGAGAAATGACAGGATGTGTTTACTGGATGCTAAGACCCATTTCAGGGACTCATTACTTTAAGGACAGGAAAGCCAGCACTCTGAGAGGAATGTCACACACCAAACAGAAAGGAGATTTGAATTTATAGCCCAGACACAGGGATGACTTAGAATTCTAGGGAGCTTTACAGACAGCGAAAGGAGCAGCCGTCTGTCATCCAACAAACTGTTTAAATTATGCAGCCCCGGCAGACTGCTGCTGGGAGGGGCAGGGTCCAAACACAAAACCCCTTTTTGTCTCTCCACGGCTTGAATTATTCTGTGGGAGGCAAGGGCTGCCGAGGAATTGCAGAGCTCCCAACTGAggaggggtgtgggtgtgggtgtgtggtggacGCTGGACACAATAATCAGAATATTCATGGGAAAAGGGGGGCCTGAGTGCTCCCAGGGAAACGCCCACAACCCCAGCTTAAATCTGCCCTGGTGTCAACACAGAAAGGCCATGGGGTTTTAGGGTACCTGGAAGAACCCCATCAAGGAGAGATGGCAgagccgggtgcggtggcacacacctttaatcccagcactcgggaggcagaggcgggcggatcgctgtgagttcaaggccagcctggtctacaaagtgagttcagtcAAGGCtgcagtctcgaaaaaccaaaaaccaaaaaaaaaaaaaaaagagagagagagagagagagagatggcagatGGAAGGACATGTGACAATATTGAGATGGAGAGGTCGATATGGGATGTATTTAGCTTTAAGACTGGAATATGAGAGTTGGATAAAGGCTGGAAAGTGGccgcgcacgcctttaaccccagcactcggaaggcaaaggcaggtggatcgctgtgggttctggtgtagctcaggctggctttgaacttgctatggtAGCCAAGGATGGCCACAAATACCTGGTCCTCCCTCTCCACAGATGAAAAGTATACACTCTCAAACCCAATTTTATGTAGTGTTGGGAGTTCAACTTCGTACGGTTAAGCAAGCACACTCTCCCAACAAGCTGCGAGCCCAACGTGAGACATCCCTAAATGTTCCTAGGGAGTTTTCACGTGATGCCACAACAGTGCTCCCTGTCCCCACTCACCGTGTCTTACCAGCTCCCATTACCTCAAGAATGACAAAACACACAGCAGTTcataaaattaattcacaaaataaCCCTGACCGCAGGAAGACCATCTGTGGACACAGATCCCCAGGGCTAGAAAGCTGCAGCCGTATCTGGACCTGTGTCCAGACTCTGGATGTCATAAAGGGCTGGATGGCACCTGGTGACAGTTCTTGAAGCTCAGaagtctatttttgttgttgtttgttttttcaagacaaggtttctctgtgtagccctggctgtcctagactcactttgtagaccaggctggcctcgaactcacagtgatccgcctgcctctgcctcctgagtgctgggattaaaggcgcgcgccaccacctcccggccaGAAGTTTAGAAGTCTAACGTCCAGGCTTACAAATAGAGCCATCAGGAAGGCCCTGGGCCCTGGGAAGGTCCACAGGCTCGTCGGTGGGGAGCTGCCAAGAGAGCAGGGTGGTTTAGCCGGACCTGGGCCTTAGCTGGTCGGAAGCGCCCACCACCTCCAACCTGGATACTGACTGTAGTAGCATAGCTAAGCCTCCTggctggaggggctgggggctgagGCTGAGGCGGTGGCGAAGGTGCCCGTGATGCGGGGGCAGAGGAGGACCAGTGACTCTGGGAGGCTACCGGGCCCTCCCCCGCAGGTCCCTGACGCCGTGCCAGGCTCTGGCTGATGTACGAAGCTGCCAGGTACCTCGAGAGGGCAGCTGCACTGGGGCCCAGGAGCTGGCGAGTGGAGAGCGACGGGCTATGCGGTGGGGTCAAGTCTGAAGACTCTGGCATAGCAACATGAGAGACTACACCTCTTGGTTTGGCTAAGCCTGTGGTGGTCTGAACTGTGGAAGTTACTAGACCTTGAAAATCCTGAGAGAATTCTTGTTCGGTGAAAGGCACGGTTGGTGTAACATGGCCATCTATTGGGTCCTGTTGGCCCAGTGAAGCCAGTCTGGGAGATGTTGTGTCTACTATGTGGCTGGCCTCTGGACCCAGACAATCTGGAGCTTCTTCCTGCTTGGGGAAAGATGGGGGCGCTTTGGCCCTGCTGTCTGTAAGGCCTCGTGACTGGGACATGGGTATGGCAGCTGGCACCTGAATGTCCCAGGGCAAAGATTTCAGAGGCCCGCAGCTGTCCAGATGGTTTGCCTGTGCAGGTAGAGGCAAGGCGCCAGGGCCCTCAAAGTCTGGGAGGTCAGGTGACAACGGTAGTGGGGCGGTGGCCGGGACCTCATGGTCAGGGCTGCTTGGGTACACTGCTAAGGGGCTGAGGGCTCGGCcgccaccaggagcagcagccaggccCTGGTCAACACTGACATCTTTTTGCTCGCTTCCCGGGGCACTGTTTGGGCTCTGGCTGGTCTCACAACCTCCTTGCTTGGGCAAAGGGGCGGTGGCTAAGATCGTAACACCAGCACTTGCTTCCTCGCTGGGCAACGGCACAGTGTTGGGCATTTGGAGGTCTGTGTGACGCTCTTGCCCAGGGAGGCAGTTGGTGCTGGACTGAACCTGGATTTTTGTGTCGTTTCTATGCTCGGTTGAAGGAGTAGCAAGTGGACACTGGCTTTGGAGCCGACTCTGATCAGGTGACGTTGAGGTGGCTGGGACCTGGAGGTCTGGAGGATCTTGCTTGGACAGAAGAGATGGAATCTGGCTGCTCTGGAAGTCAGTTTGTTCAGGCAAAGGAACAGGAGGTGGACAGCAGCTACCCAGATGGTCTTGCTTGGGCAAATCTAAAACACTTAGACTCTGGCCGTTCAGGTCGTCTCCTTGCTTAGACAAAGGTGTGGCACCTTGAACCAGAGcagcagggcccagagggacgGACTCCTGGGCACAGTTCAGTGGGAAGGCCAGCTCACATACAAGCACATGTCCAAATGCAGGCAGGGGCCCTGTGTGCAAAGGAAAGAGGGTCAAGGGCTAAAGTTGTAGCTCAGCactagagcccctgcctagaatcccccagtgaggggctggggtgtggctcagtggtagagcccctgcctagaatcccccagtgaggggctgggggtgtggctcagtggtagagcccctgcctagaatcccccagtgaggggctgggggtgtggctcagtagtagagcccctgcctagaatcccccagtgaggggctgggggtgtggctcagtggtagagcccctgcctagaatcccccagtgaggggctgggggcgtggctcagagTGTGGTAGAGGCCCTAGCAACAAGGATAGAAAAAAGTttaagttgggcgtggtggcgcatgcctttaatcccagcactggggaggcagaggcaggcaggtctctgagttccaggccagcctggtctacaaagtgagttcaggacagccaaggctacacagagggaccctgtctcaaaaaaacaaaaaacaaaaaacaaaaacaaacaaacaaaaaaaagtttaagtcACCTGGTTCGGCCTCCTCCTGGGGTGGGCAGGGGGATGGCTGGGGTTGGGCCAGGACTCGAGGTCGGCGGCGGGGCGCGTTGGTGGATGCCCTCGTCTCAGCTCGCTGCATCTGCTGGATCCGCTCGCTGTAGAGCCGAGCCAGCTCTCGCACCCGGGACGCTGACCGCTCCGAATGTGGCACTGCCACCTTCTCGCTGGTGCTGCCTCCACTAAGATCAGAGTCCTCCAGGATCAGCAGAGGTTCCGGGAAGCCGGGCCGGGCCAGCTGCCCCTGCTCCAACGCCTGCCAGGCGCTCCGGATCTCTGAACAAGAACGGTATTCCAGCTCTTCTGGGAATCCTTGGACAAGGGAGGTGCCACCCTGGGTCTGCACAGCTGGGAACGGCACGCCTTCTGTgccatcttcctccttcccatccctgCCTTCTGAGGGTGGCTCGCTCAGTCTTCCTGGATCGCTCCCAGCCAACATTTCCCTCCTGGTGGCTAGAGGTTGAGCTGGCTCCGGCAGGGGTCCAGGGAGCCAGGAGCCAAGGGGGAAGGAGTGCGTGCTGGCCAAGCTGGGAATGTCAGACACACTGGACATGGGTGAAAGGCAGGGTATCTCAAAAACGCCAGGAATGTCAGCGAGACTGGGAAGGCAGGGAGCCTCTGGGATCTCTGGAAGGCTGGGCATGTGAAGCATTTCAGCTGTGCTGGGACCTTCCAGCCCCTCTAAGACGTGGAGCGGAGAAGGCTCTCGTTCATCcatctccagctcttcctcctcctcctcctcagaagacTCTCGGCTGGGCAGGGTTCCGAACAGCGGGAGGGGTTCATCTTCCACGGGCCCCCTGGAGTCTCTGGGGAGCTTGGGGATGTCGTGGGTGGCTGGCTGTAGAAGGGACACAAAGGAAGCCAAGCTTTCAGcggggatggatgggtgggccGACCTGGACTGAGGTCTCACTCTGCCTGCCCAAGGCCAGTGCTTCCAGGGTTGCTGTGAAGGCAGTTTCGGCTCACCCCTGAGTCCCTGAGGCCTCTCTGGTTCAGCAGTTCTAGAATCTCCTCAGTGATGGAAGTCCCTGACCGGTCCAGTGTGGGAGGCCCGGCATCCTCCAGGTCTTCAGGCGGGACGGAAGCAGGCGCTGGTGGCTGCAAGCTGGACGGGGCACAGAGCTCTCCTTCACTGCCGGCATGctgtgagaagaggaggagaagagacaggagtGCTCTGTGCCCCACACTCCCCCGGGAAATCatgagccccaccccaccctcttaACTTTTGAGTCAGGGTAAAATGTGGTTCTGGGATGGAATTCGGGGACTCCTGAATACTTGACGTGCTACCACTGTTATTCCCctgaaaaccaaccaacacacacacacacacatacacacacacacacacacttttttctttttttgagagagggtttttctgtgtagccttggctgtcctgcactcgctttgtagaccaggctggctttgaactcacagagatccacttgcctcttgcaggtgccaccatgcctggctgcttatttatttatatatatatatatatgtgtgtgtgtgtatatatatatatgtatgtatgtgtgtgtgtgtgtgtatttttttttttttttttttggcttttcgagacagggtctctctgtgtagccttggctgtcctggactagctttttagaccaggctggcctcgaactcacagcgatccgcctgcctctgcctcccaactcctTTCTAGTCTAGCTTGAACTGCAGGCACCTGCCAGGACACCTGCCTTAATGCCCCCACCCTTTTACTGAGTCCCATCCAGCCAGATCAGAACTCGCCTGTCGTCAAGGACAACTCTGAATTCCTGAGCTGCTTACACCTCTatctccctggtgctgggatttcaggcttaTGCCACCACGTCTAGTTTTATGTGCTACTAAGGGCTCAAACCtagagccctgtgcatgctgggtaagcacagAACCAACCTAGCTATGTCCTCAAGCCTTTAATCTTGTGCTCATTTTGACCCAGAATTGTGGTATTTCTTTTCCCCGCCGGAGCTAGGAATTCAGGTgccaggcttttttgtttgtttgtttgtttgtttgtttgtttgtttgagacaagagcttctctgtgtagccttggctgtcctggactcgctctgtagaccaggctggccttgagctcagagagatccgcctgcctctgcctcccgagtgttgggattacaggcatgcgccaccaccgccggctCAGGTGCCAGGCTTTGACCCTCCCTTACCTTGACTTGAGGCTTCTCTGGGGATGgagaagtcaaaaaaaaaaaaaaagaataaagcaagaCATAGGAGGAAATTATTATTCCCTGTAATCGATCAGacattcctttcctccctttccatcACCCCCCTCTCACCCCCCCCAACATTCCTGGAAATTGACaaggacagactgacagacacgGACCAGTCACTAACCGTTCTGGGGGAAAACGACGTAAGTTTCCTTTACGGGCTCTGAGGGAAGGATACAGGATGTTAGGAGGCCAGGCCACTGGATCCCTGGGTCCCCTTCAAGTGGCCAATACTCACCAGACTGCCTGCGGCCACGGCGACTGCCAGAAAGTCTTGGAGACGGAGCTGTGGGGAAGAGATGGTCAGGAGTCCAGCATGAGACCAGCCCTtcaggcttgggggaggggctgtggacTCAAACCCACATTCTACCTCAGTTACCTGGGTTCCTCCTGCCAGGGGTGAAACTTCGAGCATCTCGCGGTCGGGGAGAATCCAGTGGGGATGTTGGGGGTTCTGGGATAGGTTTGCTTTTTGGAGTACCTGTGGGGGAAAAGTTGGGGGGGACAAAGCGTCTACTTTCTTGGAAGCGTCTCCTCTCCTGGCATAGGACCACAGCCCTGGCCCCAGGACTCACAGTGCAGGCTGTTTTCCAGAAGGACTTGCTTTGCCTGAAaaacagggagacagaggtgATGGAGGGATGGCGCTGGGAGGGCAGACGCTGAGCAACAGCCATCCCCAGAAACGACCGGATGCTTCTCACATGTCAGGATGATGCCAGCCAATCCCTCACCACAGCCCTACAAGGTAGGAGACTGTCCCTCCAGGTGAAAATATTGAAGGCCAGCGACTCCCTGCCCAAGGGCACAGAACAGGAGCCTGCCAGATCTGCGTGCGCATGCGGGCTTAGCCATTAGATAGCATGAGTGCCCCGCCCACACCACAGCCACTTGGCGGTGGGCAGGTCCACACCTTGGCAGGGATGGTAGCTGGATGGTTCTCAAAGAAGAGGCGCTGGAGACAGTGAATCCACAGCTGtttctcttcttggtttttgGCCTGGGGGGGTAAGGTAGGCAGAGGGTCGGGGATCTGGGTTCTGCGGGgtgctgagggtgggggtggtaggggtgggggtcaGCCCAGCCCACCCTCTGCGTACCTGGAGCAGGTGCCTGTGCTTGGGGATGGTCAGATCTGACACCTTGAATCCTAAGGGGTCTCGAGGCATCTCGCTCACACTCAAGTTACAACACTGAGGGGGATGGGCAGAGAGGGTGGGGTGCTGAGAGCCTCCTGGCTCCAAACACCCTTCAGAGAATGCTAGGGTTCTGACCTCCTAGAAAGAAGCTCCCCCACAGGCTGTTTAGCTGCTTGTCCTGCCAGTCTGGGCTCTGCCCACTCACTCCCTTACCAGGCTCCTCCCTACATGCATAAAGTGTAATTCCCTCCTCTTCTGGACCatctatgtatttgttttttccagacagggattttatatgtagccctggctattcgggacttgctttgtagaccaggctggcctcgaactcacggagagccgcctggccctgcctccccgagcgctgggattaaaggtgtgcaccacagtaCCCTCTACACtcccacatttttaaatgatgctcAGTTGTACCCTCCAGGTATTCTCACTGGATACCTCTGTGGGcaatggcattttgttttgttttgttttttgagacagtgtttctctgtgtagctctggctgtcctgaactagctctgtagaccaggctggcctcaaactcaaagaggtcTGCTtgccgtgagtgctgggattaaaggcgtgcgccatcatgtctggctacctttttttttttttttgagctggtATCTCACACAGCCTGAGTTGGCCTCAGTGCCCTGAATTCCAACATGTTGTCCACACGCAGCGACTgccagagttacaggcatgtgccactactggtTTATTGGGTTGGGATGGAATACACGGTTTTCTTCATGTGAGGCAAACACTCTTCCTACTGAGCCACATTACTGGCTTATggctcgtctttttttttttttttttttttttttcttttggtttttcgatacagggtttctctgtgtagccttggccgtcctggactcactttgtagaccaggctggcctcgaactcacaacaatctgcctgcctctgcctcccgagtgctaggattaaaggcatgtgccaccatagccggctctttttttttcttttttttttcttggtgccCTGGttatactggacttgctttgtagaccaggctagcctcaaatgcagagatctacctgcctcggGCCTCCCCAATAGGGTCctccgttttgttttttttgtttttaattcaagaaAAATACTGGCAAGGCATGACGGCACATGATGTAATCCTCATacctgggagtctgaggcaggagcagTACATCAAGTTTGAAGTCAGCACagcctacacagcaagttccaggcagctAAACTATAAACTGGACAGAGGGCTTAGTGAGGGACAGAAGTGTGTGCCAACCTcaagacccaagttcaatgcccagatTCCACAGGTGGCAGGACAGAACTGAACTGGGAGAGCTAACGCCCCCACCGCTCCGccctcacatacatacaagcaaaataaaatgtggctgggcgtggtggcgcacgcctttaatcccagcactcgggaggcagaggcaagtggatctttgtgagttcgaggccagcctggtctacaaacgaatccaggacagccaagtctacacagagaaaccctgtcttgaaaaacaaaaaaaaaaaaaaaaaaaaaaaatgtgggataCTACCACATGGCTCCATCTGCTCTTTATTCTGGAAGGCAAACTCGCTGCCTTTGCTTTCTAGCTAAACATcctctcacctttaatcccagcacttgggaggcagacgtagGCGGTtatctgtaagttccaggccactatatagtgagaccatgtctcaaaaa contains:
- the Plekhg2 gene encoding pleckstrin homology domain-containing family G member 2, which codes for MPEGARGLSLSKPSLRLGCGHQGEVCDCAAVSGTPTAAPAGPTMTSLRGSGSSTSLSTVGSEGDPSPACSASGPEPLPEPPIRLHLSPVGIQGSVKPSRLERVAREIVETERAYVHDLRSIVEDYLGPLTDGRALGLNMEQVATLFANIEDIYEFSSELLEDLEGCSTAGAIAECFLQRSEDFDIYTLYCMNYPSSLTVLRELSPPATLWLQERQAQLRHSLPLQSFLLKPVQRILKYHLLLQELGKHWAEGPDTGGREVVEEAIVSMTAVAWYINDMKRKQEHAARLQEVQRRLGGWTGPELSAFGELVLEGTFRGGGGGGPRLRGGERLLFLFSRMLLVAKRRGPEYTYKGHIFCCNLSVSEMPRDPLGFKVSDLTIPKHRHLLQAKNQEEKQLWIHCLQRLFFENHPATIPAKAKQVLLENSLHCTPKSKPIPEPPTSPLDSPRPRDARSFTPGRRNPAPSPRLSGSRRGRRQSEPVKETYVVFPQNEKPQVKHAGSEGELCAPSSLQPPAPASVPPEDLEDAGPPTLDRSGTSITEEILELLNQRGLRDSGPATHDIPKLPRDSRGPVEDEPLPLFGTLPSRESSEEEEEEELEMDEREPSPLHVLEGLEGPSTAEMLHMPSLPEIPEAPCLPSLADIPGVFEIPCLSPMSSVSDIPSLASTHSFPLGSWLPGPLPEPAQPLATRREMLAGSDPGRLSEPPSEGRDGKEEDGTEGVPFPAVQTQGGTSLVQGFPEELEYRSCSEIRSAWQALEQGQLARPGFPEPLLILEDSDLSGGSTSEKVAVPHSERSASRVRELARLYSERIQQMQRAETRASTNAPRRRPRVLAQPQPSPCPPQEEAEPGPLPAFGHVLVCELAFPLNCAQESVPLGPAALVQGATPLSKQGDDLNGQSLSVLDLPKQDHLGSCCPPPVPLPEQTDFQSSQIPSLLSKQDPPDLQVPATSTSPDQSRLQSQCPLATPSTEHRNDTKIQVQSSTNCLPGQERHTDLQMPNTVPLPSEEASAGVTILATAPLPKQGGCETSQSPNSAPGSEQKDVSVDQGLAAAPGGGRALSPLAVYPSSPDHEVPATAPLPLSPDLPDFEGPGALPLPAQANHLDSCGPLKSLPWDIQVPAAIPMSQSRGLTDSRAKAPPSFPKQEEAPDCLGPEASHIVDTTSPRLASLGQQDPIDGHVTPTVPFTEQEFSQDFQGLVTSTVQTTTGLAKPRGVVSHVAMPESSDLTPPHSPSLSTRQLLGPSAAALSRYLAASYISQSLARRQGPAGEGPVASQSHWSSSAPASRAPSPPPQPQPPAPPARRLSYATTVSIQVGGGGRFRPAKAQVRLNHPALLAAPHRRACGPSQGPGPS